The Heliorestis convoluta genome includes the window CTCATTGGACAAGTGACTCACAATAAACTGAGCCAATTGCCCTTCTTGGTTGTCTGGTCTTTCTTGAACTCCTTGTGGCAAAAGAGTTTGAGGCTCTTCAAAAAAAGTAAAAAAGCGTTCCATGAGCATTCCTTTTATATCGTCACCAGACAAAAGAATATAAAAACTCTTTCCCCCACTTTCTAAGGAAGAAGAAAGTAAAGGACGATAAAACTGACCATCATTCCCCTCTAGAATGGAAATCTTTTTATTTCCACCTTGAAACGTAATTGCGACAGGCGATCGATCTAATTCCAACTCTTTTCCAGAGAGGTATTGTACCCCTATAATCGGAAACAATCGACTCTCTAGCATTTTAACTTGCTCTTCATCTTCTCTGCCATCTAACAGAACAATGGCGTAACTATCTTTTTGCCATTGCAAAGTTACATCATCAATTTTTGTAAAAAGAAAAGGCTTCATGAGCCAATAATACCAAAAAGCAAGCAATAATAAGAAAAGAAGAAATCCCACCGTAGAAAGCCTTCGATAGGATACTCTCCCTTTGTTTGCCTTCAAAAGCATCAAACTCCTACTTTTTTCCTTTATTTCACCATAACCACTTAATTTTTGCAAGTATTCTATTCAAAATAGAAGAAAGAAAAGGATTTCATCTTTGCACGTCTAATAGGACTCTATCATTGAGAAAATGATACCATAAGCAACATAGCAGGAGGTCATACATGAATCGCTTTCGATCAGGCATCCCTTTTCTGACGGCTTTGCTTATCGTCTTTTTTGCAGCGATTAACTACGTCGTCACAGAACGAACCCCCGATGAAGTATTAGAAGATCAGAGCTGGCCAGTCCCTGAAATGGAATGTACAGAGATCAATGTAAGTTCTTTTAGCAGCGAAAGTACTTTTCAATGGGTTCACCTGCAAAGCCTCTGTGAAAAAGCTGTCGAAGATGCCAACCAAGCTTATAGTACAGGGGCGGAACAAGCCATGGAACAGGAAAAAGAAACAGAGCAAAAAAGAACTACAGCTTCAAAGGAACCAAAGAAGGACGATACAATCATCTGGTCCAGCCTTCAATTAAACAACCAAAAAAACCAGGTAGCCTTCTATACGCAAAAGAGACTCTATCTCCTAGACGTAACAACAGGCTCTTCGAAAGTTCTTCATAGCTTATCAGAAGATGATAAAAGCGTACAATATGTCCCCACTATCAGTTGGAGCCCCCAGGGAGAATACCTAACATTTACATTGCTCAAAGAAAACCAGCGCTGGAATGGACATGATAGCTATAGCATTCACCTTGTAGACCTGAAGACAGAAGAGATACTGCTCATACACCAAAGCACCCGAGCACCGGATAAACCTTCGTGGTCACCGAAAGATCCCATCGTTGCTCTAGACAGTCCCGTTATTCTTTACGACGTAGAGAAGCAACAAGGTACACCTGTTATCTCCGGATACCAAACGCGTCATCCTCGTTGGTCACCGGAAGGCAATCACATTATTTTTATCCAAGAAACATCAAGTACTCGTGGTGAAACTTTTCGCTACTCTTTAGATACTAGAGAAGTGATGCAAATAACGACACTAAATCGAGTCACTTCACCGCTTCTATGGCTGCAGACACCGCCTACCATTTTATTAGAAGTAGAAACGAAAAGAAGCGGTAGCCGCCCTGAACGTCATCACATTGGAGAAGCCAGACCGCACACAGAAAGTAGTATTCGTTGGCTCAGCCCTTTTGATCGCAATGAGTCGAATCGATTTCTTTCTATTTCACCGAATGAACGGTATCTCATCGTTCAAAAAACAACCAACCTAGGTACGGCTGATGAAAAAAGCCATCTGATCGCACTCAATAGAGACCTCAGCTTTTATCGCTGGCGCTGTGTTACCCTGGCACCATTAGAAGATCCATCCACTGTAACCTTGCATTGGACAGCCGATGGAAGACTTCTCTATAGCACAGAAGGGGAAGTCTTTCTTTTTGATTTTGAGCAATTAACGAAAGAAAAACTAGAAGAGAAAGAAGAGGCCTTCCAAATTCTTGGAATTGACAATCAAATAATTTATTACAGTCCCTTATGAAACGAACAAGTATACAGTGTTATCGCTCTAAAACCCTTGAACTGAATCAATTTGATATGCTATAAATACAGGTACGACGAGCTGATGCAATGGCGCATCAACAGTACTTGTAGAACAAAGGCGTTCTCGCATGTTAAGCGATCTATGAAAGTAGGTCTGCACTTCAACATGCGAGAGCGTCTTTTTGTCTTTTTTTGATGAAGAGGAGGTTGCAATATATGTCTTTACGAGAAGGTGAAGTTCGCATCCCTTCTGGCTGCGCCATCAGTGGGATTATAAACCGCAAAGGACAGCTTTTTTCTGGTGATGACATTATCAAGTCTATCGCCTTAATGCACGATCGTTCCAACGGCCTTGGTGGTGGATTTGCTGCCTATGGTATTTACCCAGATTATGCTGACCATTATGCCATTCATATGTTTTATGAAAATTCTCTTTGTCGGGAAGAAACAGAGTTATTCATCAACGATCATTTTAACGTAGAAGTTGGTGGCAAGATCCCAACTCGAAAAGTTGCTTCCATCGGTGAAGCACCGATCATCTGGCGCTACTTCGTTCAACCCAAGGCGGAGAAGCTGATGGAAATGGAGCTAGAAGAAGATGAATACGTAGCCCGCAAAGTGATGCAGATTAACGCCCAATTCCCCGGATCTTTTGTTGTTTCCTCTGGTAAGAATATGGGCGCTTTCAAAGGCGTTGGCTATCCCGAAGACATTGGTGAATTTTATAAGCTTGAAAGCTATAAAGGATACCTCTGGACAGCCCATGGTCGCTTTCCTACCAATACTCCAGGCTGGTGGGGCGGTGCCCATCCCTTTACTTTGCTAGATTGGTCAATCGTCCATAACGGTGAGATCTCTTCCTATGACGCCAATCGGCGTTACATAGAGATGTTTGGATATAAGTGTAGCTTACAGACGGATACAGAAGTAATAACATACCTCTTTGATCTTTTACTACGCAAGCAAGGTCTACCCTTAAAAGCTGTCGTCACAGCGATGGCGGCTCCTTTGTGGAACGTCATTGACCGCTTGGAGCCGGAAGAGCGAGAGCTTGTAAAAGCCATTCGCACAGTTTATAGCCCCTTGCTCGTTAACGGACCCTTCTCCATCATTTTGGGCAGTCGCAAAGGCTTCGTTGCACTGAACGATCGTATCAAATTACGAGCTCTCATAGCCGCAGAAAAAGATGATTTTCTCTATGTCGCCAGTGAAGAATCAGCCATTCGCGAAATCTGTAGCAATCCTGACCGTCTCTGGTCCGTCGCGGGCGGTGAACCAGTGATCGGCTTACTGGAAGGGGTAGAGGAACTATGAAAGTAAATTATTCAATGCCTGAATTTTTAATTGATAGAGATGATCAGCGATGCACCCATTGTCGAATCTGTGTTCACCAGTGTGCGAATGAAGCCCATTTATGGAACGATAAGAGAAAAGTTGTCTACTCTGACGAACTCCAATGTGTAAACTGCCATCGCTGTGTAGCAACCTGCCCGACTCGCGCTTTACGAATAGGCAATTATCCTCTGGAATTCAAACAAAACGCTCATTGGACACCCCATTACATCACATCGATCTTTAAGCAAGCGAACAGCGGTGGTATGCTCCTGGCTGGTATGGGTTGTGATCGACCTTACCCTGTCTATTGGGATCACCTTTTAATCAACGCTTCTCAGGTAACCAATCCTTCCATTGACCCTCTTCGAGAACCGATGGAACTGAAAACTTTTCTTGGCCGTAAACCTGAGAAGCTAACGATTCGAGATGGTAAGTTGACAGAACCCCTACCACCCCAAATCGAACTAGACATTCCTATTATGTTTGCTGCCATGTCTTTCGGTGCCATTTCCTTACATGCCATGACTTCATTGGCCAAAGCAGCTGAAGCCATGGGTACCTGCTATAACACCGGCGAAGGAGGCCTTCATAGCAGCCTCTATCAGTACGGTAATAATACCATCGTTCAAGTCGCTTCAGGGCGCTTTGGTATTGATCCAGCGTACCTAAATGCAGGTGCCGCTATTGAGATTAAAATTGGTCAAGGTGCCAAGCCTGGTATTGGTGGTCATTTGCCAGGAGAAAAAGTAGGCCTCGATGTCTCTCGGACTCGCATGATACCAGAAGGCAGCGATGCCATTTCACCAGCGCCACACCATGATATTTATTCTATTGAAGATCTACGACAGCTTATCTATTCTTTAAAAGAAGCAACAAATTACGAAAAACCTGTGGCTGTTAAGATAGCAGCCGTCCATAACGCTGCCGCCATTGCTTCTGGTATCGCTAGAGCGGGTGCCGACATAATTGTCCTTGATGGCCTTCGCGGCGGAACAGGTGCAGCACCTTTACGAACAAGAGATAGCGTTGGTATCCCCATAGAATTGGCGTTAGCAGCGGTCGATCAAAGATTGCGTAATGAAAGCATTCGTAACGAGGTTTCTCTTGTCGTGGCAGGCTCCATCCGTTGCTCTTCTGATGTCGTAAAAGCCATCGCCCTTGGTGCCGATGCTTGCTATATAGGAACGGCCGCGTTGATCGCTTTAGGCTGCCACATGTGTCAAAAGTGTTACACTGGAAAGTGCAATTGGGGTATCGCAACGCAGAACCCCAAGTTAACAAAACGCCTTGATCCAGAAGAAGGTGCTGCCCGCGCTGCCAACTTACTGCGAGGCTGGTCTCTGGAAATTAAAGAAATGCTTGGGGGCATGGGCATTAACGCCTTAGAAAGTCTTCGTGGCAACCGCTTAATGCTACGAGGGATTGGCTTATCAGAAAAAGACTTAACCATATTAGGCGTTAAAGCTGCTGGTGAATAAGGAGGTGCTTGCCATGAATCAAAGTAGGACCATCAATGGAAAAGGAATATACTATCGTCAACTGAACGAAGCCATTAAAGACTTTCTTAAGAACGATATTACCCATATAGAGCTTCAGAACATTAACGGTCAACGCTATATCGGAGCGGGTCTATCTCATAGCGCTTCTATCACCATTCAAGGTACGCCTGGCAATGACTTAGCCGCATACATGAATGGCCTGACCTTACAAGTCTATGGCAATGCCCAGGACGGCGTAGCGAATACCATGAATGATGGCACCATTGTGATTCATGGTGATGCTGGCGATGCTTTAGGCTATGCCATGCGCGGTGGTGAAGTATTTGTTAAAGGTTCCGTAGGCTACCGCATCGCCATTCATATGAAAGAATTCCAAGAAAAAGTGCCTGTCGTAGTCATTGGCGGCAAAGCAGGTTCTTTCTTCGGCGAATACATGGCCGGCGGGATTTTAATTCTTCTGGGCCTACGAGGGCGCGAAGAAAATCCGATTGT containing:
- a CDS encoding class II glutamine amidotransferase, coding for MSLREGEVRIPSGCAISGIINRKGQLFSGDDIIKSIALMHDRSNGLGGGFAAYGIYPDYADHYAIHMFYENSLCREETELFINDHFNVEVGGKIPTRKVASIGEAPIIWRYFVQPKAEKLMEMELEEDEYVARKVMQINAQFPGSFVVSSGKNMGAFKGVGYPEDIGEFYKLESYKGYLWTAHGRFPTNTPGWWGGAHPFTLLDWSIVHNGEISSYDANRRYIEMFGYKCSLQTDTEVITYLFDLLLRKQGLPLKAVVTAMAAPLWNVIDRLEPEERELVKAIRTVYSPLLVNGPFSIILGSRKGFVALNDRIKLRALIAAEKDDFLYVASEESAIREICSNPDRLWSVAGGEPVIGLLEGVEEL
- a CDS encoding TolB family protein, producing the protein MNRFRSGIPFLTALLIVFFAAINYVVTERTPDEVLEDQSWPVPEMECTEINVSSFSSESTFQWVHLQSLCEKAVEDANQAYSTGAEQAMEQEKETEQKRTTASKEPKKDDTIIWSSLQLNNQKNQVAFYTQKRLYLLDVTTGSSKVLHSLSEDDKSVQYVPTISWSPQGEYLTFTLLKENQRWNGHDSYSIHLVDLKTEEILLIHQSTRAPDKPSWSPKDPIVALDSPVILYDVEKQQGTPVISGYQTRHPRWSPEGNHIIFIQETSSTRGETFRYSLDTREVMQITTLNRVTSPLLWLQTPPTILLEVETKRSGSRPERHHIGEARPHTESSIRWLSPFDRNESNRFLSISPNERYLIVQKTTNLGTADEKSHLIALNRDLSFYRWRCVTLAPLEDPSTVTLHWTADGRLLYSTEGEVFLFDFEQLTKEKLEEKEEAFQILGIDNQIIYYSPL
- a CDS encoding glutamate synthase-related protein gives rise to the protein MKVNYSMPEFLIDRDDQRCTHCRICVHQCANEAHLWNDKRKVVYSDELQCVNCHRCVATCPTRALRIGNYPLEFKQNAHWTPHYITSIFKQANSGGMLLAGMGCDRPYPVYWDHLLINASQVTNPSIDPLREPMELKTFLGRKPEKLTIRDGKLTEPLPPQIELDIPIMFAAMSFGAISLHAMTSLAKAAEAMGTCYNTGEGGLHSSLYQYGNNTIVQVASGRFGIDPAYLNAGAAIEIKIGQGAKPGIGGHLPGEKVGLDVSRTRMIPEGSDAISPAPHHDIYSIEDLRQLIYSLKEATNYEKPVAVKIAAVHNAAAIASGIARAGADIIVLDGLRGGTGAAPLRTRDSVGIPIELALAAVDQRLRNESIRNEVSLVVAGSIRCSSDVVKAIALGADACYIGTAALIALGCHMCQKCYTGKCNWGIATQNPKLTKRLDPEEGAARAANLLRGWSLEIKEMLGGMGINALESLRGNRLMLRGIGLSEKDLTILGVKAAGE